A single genomic interval of uncultured Desulfobacter sp. harbors:
- a CDS encoding ATP synthase subunit I: MNIDFLSVCVALVMGTALGLFYFGGLWWTLKDIHQRSRPFFFLGLSYLLRTGFCLVGFWLVLKRGIFALIISLIAFALVRFFLTRKIGSINPNLEKGSRDNAHQSG; this comes from the coding sequence ATGAACATTGATTTTTTATCCGTATGCGTCGCACTGGTCATGGGTACCGCCCTGGGATTGTTTTATTTTGGCGGCCTGTGGTGGACGTTAAAAGACATTCATCAACGGTCTCGTCCATTTTTTTTTCTGGGATTAAGTTACCTGCTCCGTACCGGTTTCTGCCTGGTGGGGTTTTGGCTGGTACTAAAGCGAGGCATTTTTGCCTTGATCATCTCCTTGATCGCGTTTGCCCTGGTCCGGTTTTTCCTGACCCGGAAAATCGGTTCGATAAATCCCAATCTTGAAAAAGGAAGCCGGGATAATGCCCATCAGTCCGGATAA
- a CDS encoding AtpZ/AtpI family protein: protein MTDTTDKKEKKFSEAVDVREKRKLRARKKKEHALWFGLGTFGIVGWSVAIPMVVCIFIGIWLDSRYPGQYAWTLMLLAIGLILGCLNAWTWISRERNNIKKERENHEH from the coding sequence ATGACTGATACTACCGATAAAAAAGAAAAAAAATTTTCAGAGGCCGTTGACGTTCGGGAAAAACGCAAACTCCGGGCCAGAAAAAAAAAAGAACACGCCCTGTGGTTCGGTTTGGGCACATTCGGCATAGTGGGATGGTCCGTGGCCATCCCAATGGTGGTGTGTATTTTTATCGGTATCTGGTTGGATTCCCGGTATCCCGGACAATACGCCTGGACCCTGATGCTCCTGGCAATCGGCTTGATTCTGGGCTGTTTAAACGCCTGGACCTGGATCAGCCGGGAAAGGAATAATATCAAAAAGGAACGGGAAAACCATGAACATTGA
- a CDS encoding F0F1 ATP synthase subunit epsilon: MQLTIYEPSDIFLDVAVTKIVGEGPAGSFGILPRHIDFVTALVPGILAYETDTGEENFLAVKGGILVKQKDHVRVVTLMAVKGKLGELKQALKQMITVVDEQEKKARTAVAKLEANIIRRFMELGKND; encoded by the coding sequence ATGCAACTCACCATCTATGAACCGTCGGATATTTTTCTTGATGTGGCCGTCACCAAAATTGTGGGCGAAGGACCGGCCGGCAGTTTCGGCATTCTTCCCCGGCATATTGATTTTGTAACGGCTCTGGTCCCCGGCATCCTTGCCTATGAGACCGATACCGGAGAAGAAAACTTCCTGGCGGTCAAAGGCGGTATTCTGGTAAAGCAAAAAGACCATGTCAGGGTGGTCACCCTCATGGCAGTCAAGGGAAAGCTGGGTGAGCTCAAGCAGGCCTTGAAACAAATGATAACGGTAGTGGACGAACAGGAGAAAAAAGCCCGTACTGCGGTTGCCAAACTGGAAGCCAATATCATTCGTCGATTCATGGAGCTGGGAAAAAATGACTGA
- the atpD gene encoding F0F1 ATP synthase subunit beta, whose product MSSNLDKDTYNEGVVISVRGGIVDLYFNDILPPLNTLLWAGEGETVPIEIVAHMDTRRAKGIALTATAGIGRGDIAKTDGRSLNAPVGKSLLGRMFNVFGEPIDGEAPPEAVTYRPIHQSPIALSNRVTSQEIFLTGIKAIDLLVPLERGGKAGLFGGAGVGKTVVITELIHNMVGKHKGMSIFCGIGERCREGEDLYREMAQAGVLKNTVMVFGQMNEPPGARFRVGHVALTMAEYFRDDQEQDVLLLIDNIFRFIQAGSELSGLLGRLPSRMGYQPTMGTELAALEERIASTHQAAITSIQAVYVPADDLTDPSAVHTFSHLSASIVLSRKRAGEGFYPAIDPLQSRSAMLQPRIVGQKHYDVAREVRKTLAGYEELKDIIAMLGIEELASEDRKTVFRARRLERFLTQPFFTTRQFTGIEGQFVTLEDTIAGCERILNDEFSDLPESALYMIGALGTMKK is encoded by the coding sequence ATGAGCAGCAACCTCGACAAAGATACATATAACGAAGGTGTGGTGATTTCCGTAAGGGGCGGTATCGTTGACTTATATTTCAACGACATCCTGCCGCCGTTGAATACCCTGCTGTGGGCCGGTGAGGGCGAAACCGTTCCCATTGAAATTGTGGCCCACATGGATACCCGTCGCGCCAAGGGTATTGCCCTGACCGCCACCGCCGGCATCGGCCGGGGAGACATTGCAAAAACCGACGGCCGGTCCCTTAATGCTCCTGTGGGCAAAAGCCTTCTGGGCCGGATGTTCAACGTTTTCGGAGAACCCATCGACGGGGAAGCCCCCCCTGAAGCCGTTACTTACCGTCCCATTCATCAGTCCCCCATCGCCCTTTCCAACCGGGTCACCAGTCAGGAAATTTTTTTAACCGGCATCAAGGCCATTGATCTTCTGGTGCCCCTGGAACGGGGCGGGAAGGCCGGATTGTTCGGCGGTGCCGGTGTGGGAAAAACCGTGGTGATCACCGAGCTGATCCACAACATGGTGGGCAAGCACAAAGGCATGAGCATTTTTTGCGGCATCGGCGAACGATGCCGGGAAGGGGAAGACCTTTATCGGGAAATGGCCCAGGCCGGCGTACTTAAAAACACCGTGATGGTTTTCGGGCAGATGAACGAGCCCCCCGGTGCCCGATTCCGGGTGGGACACGTCGCTTTGACCATGGCGGAATACTTCCGGGACGATCAGGAACAGGACGTGCTCCTGCTGATCGACAATATTTTCCGGTTTATCCAGGCCGGGTCCGAACTATCCGGGCTTTTGGGGCGGTTGCCCTCCCGAATGGGATACCAGCCCACCATGGGCACCGAACTGGCCGCATTAGAGGAGCGCATCGCCAGCACCCATCAAGCGGCCATTACCTCTATTCAGGCCGTTTATGTACCGGCGGATGATTTGACGGACCCGTCCGCCGTACACACGTTTTCCCATTTGTCCGCGTCCATTGTCCTGTCCCGGAAAAGGGCCGGAGAAGGCTTTTATCCGGCCATTGATCCCCTGCAATCCCGGTCCGCCATGCTCCAACCAAGGATTGTGGGACAAAAGCATTATGACGTGGCCCGGGAAGTACGAAAGACCCTGGCCGGATATGAGGAGCTAAAGGACATCATCGCCATGCTGGGAATAGAGGAACTGGCCTCGGAAGACCGCAAAACCGTATTTCGAGCCAGACGATTGGAACGCTTTTTAACACAGCCGTTTTTCACCACCCGGCAGTTTACGGGCATTGAAGGGCAATTTGTAACGCTGGAAGACACGATTGCCGGTTGTGAACGGATTTTAAACGACGAATTTTCCGATCTCCCGGAAAGTGCGCTGTATATGATCGGAGCGCTTGGGACAATGAAAAAATAA
- a CDS encoding Nif11-like leader peptide family natural product precursor, with the protein MSKENVLAFLDKGADDRKFRVKYDNCFSMEKFAAMAKEDGFEFTVEDLQAVLKANGDSFDSYGNPPKKGIWV; encoded by the coding sequence ATGTCAAAAGAAAACGTTCTGGCCTTTTTGGATAAAGGTGCAGATGATCGTAAATTCCGTGTAAAGTACGATAACTGTTTTTCAATGGAAAAATTTGCAGCTATGGCAAAAGAAGACGGCTTTGAATTTACTGTAGAAGATCTGCAGGCAGTATTGAAAGCGAATGGGGACTCTTTCGATTCATACGGCAACCCGCCCAAAAAAGGAATTTGGGTATAA
- the modA gene encoding molybdate ABC transporter substrate-binding protein, whose protein sequence is MRSVQGLYIFVFFVLLVFSTQVQAGQVRVSVAKSMSNLCNDLIITFDKQHPDVKIIPNFASSGALAKQIEQGAPADIYISANPKWMTHLIEKGKIKAETKRIFAHNLLVFVGKSSTDAHSMGDLQKLRRVALGSPGSVPAGQYAKQAMDKEGIYDEMFKNGQLIMAKDVRQALIYADRGETDGAFVYKTDAMLATSAEILFEVPFDLYSQVTYPVAMTKESDGNTDAKLFYDYIVSEAAHPVMIRLGFTLP, encoded by the coding sequence ATGAGAAGCGTGCAGGGATTATACATTTTTGTTTTTTTTGTTTTGCTGGTATTCAGCACCCAGGTACAGGCCGGGCAGGTTCGTGTTTCAGTGGCAAAGAGCATGAGCAATCTGTGCAATGATTTGATAATAACGTTTGATAAGCAGCATCCTGATGTGAAAATTATCCCTAATTTTGCCTCATCAGGCGCCTTGGCAAAACAAATTGAACAGGGGGCGCCTGCGGATATATATATATCTGCTAATCCAAAGTGGATGACGCATTTGATTGAAAAGGGAAAAATTAAGGCAGAAACAAAAAGAATATTTGCCCATAATTTGTTGGTTTTTGTGGGTAAGTCAAGCACGGATGCTCATTCCATGGGCGATTTACAGAAATTGAGGCGTGTTGCATTAGGTAGCCCCGGCAGTGTGCCGGCCGGTCAGTATGCCAAGCAGGCGATGGATAAAGAAGGGATATATGATGAAATGTTCAAGAACGGGCAACTTATCATGGCAAAGGACGTTCGCCAGGCATTGATCTATGCCGACCGGGGGGAGACCGATGGCGCGTTTGTTTACAAAACGGATGCGATGCTCGCCACCAGTGCCGAAATTTTGTTTGAAGTGCCTTTTGACCTTTATAGTCAGGTAACCTATCCGGTTGCCATGACAAAGGAAAGCGATGGAAATACCGATGCCAAGCTTTTCTATGACTATATCGTTTCTGAAGCGGCTCATCCGGTAATGATTCGCCTTGGTTTTACATTGCCCTGA
- the modB gene encoding molybdate ABC transporter permease subunit, translated as MLNEITILGLSPQDLSAVGLSLKVACSATLIATPFGIACGYFLAFGKTRGKAVIEGLISLPLVLPPVVVGYLLLLSFGSNGIIGKFLNLFGIQVVFSLTGAVIASAVVGFPLMVRSIRIGMEAVDQSYISVSRTLGAGWWDSFFTIVLPLSGRAILSGMSLMFARNLGEFGATVILAGNIPGVTQTIPLAIYEYTSVPGGDRMALTLCLVSISLSFAILLVSEGINRKFKRG; from the coding sequence ATGCTAAATGAAATTACAATATTGGGACTGTCGCCCCAGGATCTTTCTGCTGTCGGGCTTTCCCTGAAGGTTGCCTGTTCGGCAACCCTGATTGCCACACCCTTTGGGATTGCTTGTGGCTATTTTCTCGCCTTTGGTAAAACTAGAGGCAAGGCAGTGATCGAAGGGCTTATCAGTCTGCCTTTGGTTTTGCCGCCGGTTGTGGTCGGATATCTGTTGTTGCTGTCCTTCGGGTCCAACGGTATCATCGGGAAGTTTTTGAACCTTTTTGGTATCCAGGTGGTTTTTTCACTTACCGGTGCGGTCATTGCCTCCGCGGTGGTCGGATTTCCTTTGATGGTCCGTTCAATTCGTATCGGTATGGAAGCGGTGGATCAATCTTATATTTCAGTGTCACGAACCCTTGGTGCGGGATGGTGGGACAGTTTTTTTACTATTGTCCTGCCGTTGAGCGGCCGGGCGATTCTGTCCGGGATGTCGTTGATGTTTGCCCGAAACCTTGGTGAGTTCGGCGCAACTGTTATTCTTGCCGGCAATATCCCGGGGGTGACACAGACAATACCCCTGGCTATTTACGAATATACCTCTGTTCCGGGTGGCGACCGGATGGCGCTGACGCTTTGTCTGGTCTCCATCAGCCTGTCTTTTGCCATCCTTCTCGTTAGTGAAGGAATAAACCGAAAGTTCAAGAGAGGGTAA
- the modC gene encoding molybdenum ABC transporter ATP-binding protein, which yields MRLDVELKKSFKDFTLDVEFSLSSPRMGVFGPSGSGKSTIMNLLSGLELPDSGYIRLGTTVLFDSKEKINLKPDQRNVGVVFQHAHLFPHMSVKRNIFYGFKRVKPENRKIDPAGLFEVLGVTQLLSRDVSTLSGGERQRIALARTVLSNPRLILMDEPLSALDEGHKFQIIPYLKNVFNSYGIPMIFISHSVLEMRMMTDEVLVIERGQIQQHGSAEELVKKSWNRGLESYINLLNLGCTSSYKGLFRCEWGDTNIILTEPAEGGDNLFELDSRDILLFKRHPEATSARNLLECTVTDIYSSGNRVRVELACGTEHLIAQIVPESVHELGIKEGTMVVAAIKASAFKKIF from the coding sequence GTGCGGTTAGACGTCGAGTTAAAAAAAAGTTTCAAGGATTTTACCCTTGATGTTGAATTCAGTCTGTCCTCACCAAGGATGGGGGTTTTCGGTCCGTCAGGGAGCGGAAAATCAACGATTATGAATTTGCTGTCCGGCCTGGAGTTGCCGGACAGCGGTTATATCCGGTTGGGTACTACCGTTCTTTTTGATTCAAAGGAAAAGATTAATCTCAAACCGGATCAGCGCAACGTCGGTGTTGTGTTTCAGCACGCCCATCTTTTCCCCCATATGAGCGTTAAAAGGAATATCTTCTATGGATTTAAGCGGGTTAAACCGGAAAATAGAAAGATTGATCCTGCGGGCCTTTTTGAGGTTCTCGGTGTTACGCAGCTTTTGTCACGGGATGTTTCCACCCTGTCGGGCGGGGAACGGCAGCGTATCGCCCTGGCAAGAACGGTTCTGTCGAATCCTCGGCTGATCCTGATGGATGAGCCGCTTTCGGCTTTGGACGAGGGGCATAAATTTCAAATTATTCCATATTTGAAAAATGTCTTTAACAGTTACGGTATTCCCATGATTTTTATCAGCCATTCGGTGCTGGAAATGCGGATGATGACCGATGAGGTTCTGGTGATCGAAAGGGGGCAGATTCAACAGCACGGTTCGGCTGAAGAACTGGTGAAAAAATCGTGGAACCGTGGTCTTGAAAGTTATATCAACCTGCTTAATCTTGGTTGTACTTCATCCTATAAGGGGCTGTTTCGTTGTGAGTGGGGGGATACCAATATTATTCTCACTGAACCGGCAGAAGGTGGCGACAATCTTTTTGAGCTGGACTCACGGGACATTCTTCTTTTCAAGCGGCATCCGGAGGCAACAAGTGCCAGGAACCTTCTGGAATGTACTGTGACGGATATATATAGTAGCGGAAATCGTGTGCGTGTGGAGCTTGCCTGTGGTACTGAACACCTGATTGCCCAGATCGTTCCCGAATCGGTACATGAGCTGGGGATCAAGGAAGGTACAATGGTGGTGGCGGCAATAAAGGCATCGGCGTTTAAGAAGATATTTTAA
- a CDS encoding GNAT family N-acetyltransferase encodes MNIVIKDARPVDIDQMLPLVAQLFAMEQDSEFNSEVQARGLRLMLDGCGKHRAVKVAWVNDAIVGMCTAQTRISTLRGNVSAVVGDLVVAREYKKKEIATLLLSAIEDWAINKGIKSISLLADKDNRDDLDFYIEKAWKQTSLVCLVKPLD; translated from the coding sequence ATGAATATTGTCATTAAAGATGCTCGCCCTGTGGATATTGATCAGATGTTGCCTCTGGTGGCTCAACTTTTTGCGATGGAGCAGGATTCTGAATTTAATTCAGAGGTCCAGGCCAGGGGGCTTCGATTGATGCTGGACGGCTGCGGAAAGCACAGAGCCGTGAAGGTGGCGTGGGTGAATGACGCAATTGTCGGAATGTGCACGGCCCAGACCCGGATTTCAACACTCCGGGGTAATGTCAGTGCCGTGGTTGGTGATTTGGTTGTGGCTCGTGAATACAAAAAGAAAGAGATCGCAACCCTTTTGCTGTCTGCTATCGAAGACTGGGCTATAAATAAGGGAATCAAATCCATATCCCTGCTTGCAGACAAAGACAATCGGGACGATCTTGATTTTTATATTGAAAAAGCGTGGAAACAAACCTCATTGGTCTGTCTGGTCAAACCCCTTGATTAA
- the nifH gene encoding nitrogenase iron protein translates to MRKVAIYGKGGIGKSTTTQNTVAGLVEAGKKIMIVGCDPKSDSTRLMLDGLAQKTVLDTLREEGEDVELEDVRKAGYGGVLCTESGGPEPGVGCAGRGIITSINLLEQLGAYDEEQNLDYVFYDVLGDVVCGGFAMPIREGKAQEIYIVVSGEMMAMYAANNICKGIVKFAQSGGVRLGGLICNSRQVDNELEMIEQLAKRLGTQMIHFVPRHNMVQQAEINRKTVIDFAPDHPQADEYRALARKMDENEMFVIPTPLEIEELESLLIEYGIAA, encoded by the coding sequence ATGAGAAAAGTAGCAATCTACGGAAAAGGCGGCATCGGCAAATCCACAACAACCCAGAACACGGTAGCGGGACTGGTGGAGGCCGGCAAAAAAATCATGATCGTGGGGTGTGACCCCAAGTCCGACTCCACACGGCTCATGCTCGACGGGTTGGCCCAGAAAACCGTTCTGGACACCCTGAGAGAAGAGGGTGAAGATGTGGAGCTCGAAGATGTCAGAAAAGCCGGATACGGTGGGGTTCTGTGTACGGAATCCGGCGGACCCGAACCCGGTGTGGGCTGCGCGGGTCGAGGCATCATCACCTCCATCAACCTGCTGGAACAGCTGGGCGCCTATGACGAAGAGCAGAACCTGGATTATGTATTTTATGATGTTCTGGGCGACGTGGTCTGCGGTGGATTTGCCATGCCCATCCGTGAAGGCAAGGCCCAGGAGATCTATATTGTTGTCTCCGGCGAGATGATGGCCATGTACGCGGCCAACAACATCTGCAAGGGTATCGTAAAATTTGCCCAGTCCGGCGGCGTGCGTCTCGGCGGCCTGATCTGCAACTCCCGTCAGGTCGATAACGAACTGGAAATGATCGAACAGTTGGCCAAGAGACTGGGCACCCAGATGATCCACTTTGTTCCCCGGCATAACATGGTTCAGCAGGCGGAAATCAACAGAAAAACGGTTATCGATTTTGCACCGGATCACCCCCAGGCCGATGAATACCGGGCCCTGGCCAGAAAAATGGATGAGAATGAGATGTTTGTCATCCCCACCCCCCTTGAGATTGAAGAACTGGAGTCCCTGCTCATTGAATACGGGATCGCGGCGTAA
- a CDS encoding P-II family nitrogen regulator has product MKVMIKAIVRPEKVNAVMSALMESGYPAVTRMSVAGRGKQRGIKIGEITYDEIPKEMLISIIDEKDRDFVLKTILETAKTGEKGAFGDGKIFISPVIESYTISSGKKDIDLDEALEEAS; this is encoded by the coding sequence ATGAAAGTAATGATTAAAGCCATCGTCCGCCCTGAAAAAGTTAACGCCGTCATGTCCGCCCTCATGGAATCCGGATATCCGGCGGTCACCCGGATGAGTGTGGCCGGACGCGGCAAGCAGCGGGGGATCAAAATCGGTGAAATCACCTATGACGAAATTCCCAAGGAGATGCTGATATCGATTATTGATGAAAAAGATCGTGATTTTGTTCTTAAAACCATTTTAGAAACCGCCAAGACCGGTGAGAAAGGCGCCTTTGGCGACGGCAAGATTTTCATTTCTCCGGTCATTGAGTCGTATACCATCAGTTCAGGCAAAAAAGACATCGACCTGGATGAAGCGCTGGAGGAGGCATCATGA
- a CDS encoding P-II family nitrogen regulator — protein sequence MKEIMAVVRMNKINATKKALIDAGVSSMTAFECLGRGKGLVSMDLLKGAEEGHEEAIAQLGEGSRLRPKRALFVVVPDKLVQKTVDTIIDANQTGKPGDGKIWVQPTEDAISVRTSEHGNAVLDEF from the coding sequence ATGAAAGAGATCATGGCCGTTGTCCGCATGAACAAGATCAATGCGACCAAAAAGGCGCTGATTGACGCGGGGGTGTCTTCCATGACCGCCTTTGAGTGTCTGGGACGGGGCAAAGGCCTGGTGAGCATGGATCTTCTCAAAGGGGCGGAAGAGGGGCATGAAGAGGCCATTGCCCAGTTGGGCGAGGGGAGCCGCCTACGCCCCAAACGGGCACTGTTTGTGGTCGTGCCGGACAAACTGGTCCAAAAAACCGTAGACACGATTATAGACGCCAACCAAACCGGAAAGCCCGGAGACGGGAAAATTTGGGTCCAACCCACCGAAGACGCCATCTCCGTGAGGACATCTGAACACGGCAATGCCGTTCTGGACGAATTTTAA